A single region of the Gossypium arboreum isolate Shixiya-1 chromosome 12, ASM2569848v2, whole genome shotgun sequence genome encodes:
- the LOC108476870 gene encoding 26S proteasome non-ATPase regulatory subunit 6 homolog, with protein sequence MDAQEGTQQSQQLSLAHKVFLLKHRDVPDIEKVHLKDEVLNTVKSNDMTPYYENLVADKVLDLDHSALDSMRAKNEEEIKKLDEKIADAEENLGESEVREAHLAKFLYFIQIGEKEKALEQLKVSENKTVAVGQKMDLVFYSLQIGFFYMDFDLISKSIDKAKILFEKGGDWERKNRLKVYEGLYCMSTRNFKKAANLFLDSISTFTTYELFPYDTFIFYTVLTSIISLDRVSLKQKVVDAPEILTVIGKIPHLSEFLNSLYNCQYKSVFLAFAGLTEQIKLDRYLHLHFRFYMREVRTVVYSQFLESYKSVTIEAMAKAFGVTVEFIDQELSRFIAAGKLHCKIDKVAGVLETNRPDAKNALYQATIKQGDFLLNRIQKLSRVIDL encoded by the exons ATGGATGCGCAAGAAGGAACTCAGCAGTCACAGCAGCTAAGCCTTGCTCACAAAGTCTTCCTTCTTAAGCACCGGGATGTCCCTGACATCGAGAAGGTCCACCTCAAGGATGAGGTCCTAAACACTGTCAAATCCAATG ATATGACTCCATATTATGAAAACCTAGTCGCGGACAAGGTGCTGGACCTGGACCACAGCGCTTTGGACTCAATGCGTGCAAAGAATGAGGAAGAGATTAAAAAGCTCGATGAAAA GATTGCTGATGCTGAAGAAAACTTAGGTGAAAGTGAAGTTCGAGAAGCACATTTAGCTAAATTCTTATATTTCATTCAGATTGGTGAAAAG GAGAAAGCATTGGAGCAACTGAAGGTGTCAGAAAACAAGACAGTTGCTGTTGGGCAAAAGATGGACTTGGTCTTCTACTCGTTGCAGATAGGCTTTTTCTATatggattttgatcttatttctAAGAGTATTGATAAAGCAAAAAT CTTGTTCGAGAAAGGAGGTGACTGGGAGAGAAAAAACCGTTTGAAGGTGTATGAAGGCTTGTATTGCATGTCCACTCGAAATTTTAAGAAGGCTGCCAATCTATTTTTGGATTCCATTTCTACCTTCACAACTTACGAACTTTTCCcttatgacacattcatattttaCACTGTGCTTACAAGCATCATATCATTGGATAGAGTTTCTCTGAAACAAAAG GTGGTTGATGCTCCTGAAATCTTGACTGTGATTGGAAAAATTCCACATCTTTCGGAATTTTTAAATTCTCTTTACAATTGTCAGTACAAATCAGTCTTCTTAGCATTCG CTGGCCTGACAGAGCAGATAAAATTGGACCGCTATTTGCATCTACATTTCCGGTTTTACATGAGAGAGGTCAGGACTGTTGTTTACTCTCAATTTTTGGAATCCTACAAGAGTGTTACTATTGAAGCCATGGCAAAGGCTTTTGGGGTGACAGTAGAGTTCATTGATCA GGAGCTATCTCGTTTTATCGCAGCAGGGAAGCTTCATTGCAAGATTGACAAGGTTGCTGGTGTCCTCGAAACTAACCGCCCTGATGCGAAGAATGCTCTTTACCAGGCCACTATTAAACAAGGTGACTTCTTATTAAACCGGATCCAGAAGTTGTCTCGTGTCATTGATCTATGA
- the LOC108479541 gene encoding uncharacterized protein LOC108479541 — protein sequence MGKKSKKPGKGKEKTERKTARAEEKRARRESKKLSPEDDIDAILLSIQKEEAKKKEVHVDENVPAPSPRSNCSLTVNPLKDTELILYGGEFYNGSKTFVYGDLYRFDVEKMEWKLVSSPNSPPPRSAHQAVAWKNCLYIFGGEFTSPNQERFHHYKDFWMLDLKTNQWEQLNLKGCPSPRSGHRMVLYKHKIIVFGGFYDTLREVRYYNDLHIFDLDEFKWQEIKPRLGSMWPSARSGFQFFVYQDQIYLYGGYYKEVSSDKNSSALEKGIVHADMWSLDPKTWEWNKVKKSGMPPSARAGFSMCVHKKRAMLFGGVVDMEMEGDVMMSLFLNELYGFQLDNYRWYPLELRKEKSTKVKSRKDSKQETPGSDYNDKVNIEAKTSGIDDKDQIMEYDEEAGDEESNIDEMSEHIVASMTIDDERSIKSTSKPQQTKSKSKFNVQDSVSPEVVKPCGRINSCMVVGKDTLYIYGGMMEVKDREITLDDLYSLNLSKLDEWKCIIPASESEWVEASEDEDDEDEDDDDDDDSEDEGESGSDDEESDDDDEAKGTNDGTKSVQMGDAVALIRGEGKNLRRKEKRVRIEQIRANLGLSDSQRTPTPGESLRDFYRRTNLYWQMAAHEHTQHTGKELRKDGFDLAEARYRELKPLLDELAILEAEQKAEEAEGPETSSRKRGKKRV from the exons ATGGGGAAGAAATCGAAGAAGCCAGGCAAAGGCAAAGAGAAAACGGAAAGGAAAACAGCAAGAGCTGAGGAGAAGAGAGCTCGTCGAGAGTCCAAGAAACTTTCTCCCGAAGATGACATTGACGCCATTTTG TTGAGTATTCAAAAGGAGGAAGCAAAGAAAAAGGAAGTTCATGTTGATGAAAATGTCCCTGCGCCATCTCCTCGATCGAACTGCTCG TTAACAGTTAATCCTCTGAAAGATACAGAGTTGATACTATACGGGGGTGAATTCTACAATGGCAGTAAG ACATTTGTGTATGGTGATCTTTACAGGTTTGATGTAGAAAAGATGGAATGGAAGTTGGTTTCAAGTCCCAACAGTCCGCCTCCTCGTAGTGCTCATCAGGCAGTTGCTTGGAAAAATTGTCTCTATATCTTTG GTGGTGAATTTACATCTCCAAATCAAGAACGGTTCCATCATTACAAG GACTTCTGGATGTTGGATCTAAAAACAAATCAATGGGAACAACTAAATTTGAAAGGTTGTCCAAGTCCACGGTCTGGTCATCgaatg GTCCTGTACAAGCATAAGATTATTGTTTTTGGTGGCTTCTATGATACGCTCAGAGAAGTGAG GTATTATAATGATTTGCACATCTTTGACCTAGATGAGTTCAAG TGGCAAGAAATAAAGCCTAGGCTTGGTTCCATGTGGCCTAGTGCTCGGAGTGGTTTCCAATTTTTCGTGTATCAAGATCAG ATTTATTTATATGGAGGGTACTACAAAGAAGTGTCTTCTGATAAGAACAGCTCAGCCTTGGAGAAAGGAATTGTTCATGCGGACATGTGGTCTCTTGATCCTAAGACTTGGGAGTGGAACAAG GTTAAAAAAAGTGGGATGCCTCCTAGTGCTCGTGCCGGGTTTTCCATGTGTGTTCATAAGAAACGTGCTATGCTATTTGGGGGTGTAGTAGATATGGAAATGGAAG GTGATGTAATGATGAGCTTGTTCTTGAATGAACTTTATGGCTTCCAACTAGATAACTACCGATG GTATCCTTTGGAGCTACGGAAGGAAAAGTCAACCAAGGTTAAG TCAAGAAAGGATTCAAAACAAGAAACACCTGGTTCTGATTATAATGATAAGGTAAATATTGAAGCAAAGACTAGTGGCATAGATGATAAAGACCAAATTATGGAGTATGATGAAGAAGCTGGTGATGAGGAAAGCAACATTGATGAAATGTCTGAGCACATCGTAGCAAGCATGACAATCGATGATGAAAGGTCAATCAAATCTACTTCAAAGCCTCAGCAAACTaaatctaaatctaaattcaatGTTCAAGATTCTGTTTCACCTGAG GTTGTAAAGCCTTGTGGACGAATAAATTCCTGCATGGTTGTTGGTAAAGACACTTTATATATATACGGGGGCATGATGGAGGTTAAAGATCGAGAAATTACACTTGATGATTTATATTCTCTTAATCTTAGTAAACTTGACGAATGGAAGTGCATCATACCG GCATCTGAAAGTGAATGGGTGGAAGCCTCAGAGGATGAAgatgatgaagatgaagatgatgatgatgatgatgatagcgAAGATGAAGGTGAGAGCGGTAGCGATGATGAGGAATCTGACGATGATGACGAGGCAAAG GGTACAAATGATGGTACGAAATCAGTTCAAATGGGAGATGCTGTTGCTTTAATAAGGGGCGAGGGAAAGAATTTGCGGAGGAAAGAGAAACGAGTCAGGATAGAGCAGATTAGAGCTAACCTTGGCCTCTCAGATTCACAGAGAACACCAACG CCTGGAGAATCATTGAGGGATTTCTATAGACGTACTAATTTGTACTGGCAAATGGCTGCCCATGAACATACTCAGCACACTGGCAAG GAACTCCGTAAAGATGGTTTTGATCTTGCTGAGGCTCGTTACAGGGAACTTAAACCACTTCTTGACGAG TTGGCCATATTAGAGGCAGAACAGAAGGCTGAAGAGGCAGAAGGACCAGAAACAAGTTCGAGAAAGAGAGGGAAAAAGAGAGTTTAA